A genomic window from Sphingobacteriales bacterium includes:
- a CDS encoding PorT family protein — MKKLIVIVTVILFSLNVSAQKVNLGLKFSPHISWVKSDFSNTISNDGAGVNFSYGLMLDYNFTDNYALNFDIDFATLKYTTSHLDSINTIITKWKQQYVNIPVAIKMKTNEIANMKFFGKIGVSPMLNTSARLNNQSNSDQVNFFNAQFFIGAGVQYYLLGNTAFMAGLTYHNGLLRMNRKKSTIFPEIDLTDIALKPNYISLDLGIIF, encoded by the coding sequence ATGAAAAAGCTTATTGTAATTGTAACTGTAATCTTATTCAGCCTGAATGTTTCAGCACAGAAAGTCAATCTCGGGTTAAAATTCAGTCCCCATATCTCATGGGTTAAAAGCGATTTTTCCAATACTATTTCGAATGACGGTGCAGGTGTGAATTTTTCCTATGGACTGATGCTTGACTACAATTTTACGGATAATTATGCACTCAATTTTGATATTGACTTCGCGACCCTCAAATATACCACCTCACATCTCGACTCTATCAATACTATCATCACCAAATGGAAGCAGCAATATGTCAACATCCCTGTTGCAATCAAAATGAAAACCAACGAGATAGCAAACATGAAATTTTTTGGGAAAATTGGTGTCAGCCCAATGCTGAATACTTCTGCCAGATTGAACAACCAGAGCAATTCTGATCAGGTTAATTTTTTTAACGCCCAGTTCTTCATTGGTGCAGGCGTTCAGTATTATCTGCTTGGCAACACCGCATTCATGGCAGGCCTCACCTACCATAACGGACTGCTGAGAATGAACCGCAAAAAATCAACTATTTTCCCTGAAATCGACCTGACCGACATTGCTCTGAAACCAAATTATATTTCACTTGACCTTGGAATTATTTTTTAA
- a CDS encoding NAD+ synthase, translating into MKIAIAQLNFIVGAFKENTEKIIRCIESCKEAGADLVIFPELAVTGYPPHDLLEINHFLTSCDNAICQISQACKGIDVILGAPSFNKSGSGKKIYNSAYFISDGQIRQIIHKTLLPDYDVFDECRYFEPNKDFETIESHGIRIALTICEDIWNIETIYYSLNPLDELIRQKPELIINISASPFSTTHDQERSTVLKNIALTYDLPIIYVNHSGAQTDIIFDGASKVLNRRGQVLHQSPYFKEDISYIEFEHIEAIPETQLPVFEKTSQIYQALITGIADYFSKMGFQKAVLGLSGGIDSAVVAVLLKDALGSENVKALLLPSMYSSSHSITDAVDLCLLNQIPYEVISINSLFKEYQAVLSPYFEGLKEDITEENLQARIRAVLLMAFSNKFGYILINTSNKSEMAVGYGTLYGDMCGGLSVLGDVYKTEVYELAHYINRENIRIPQNILTKAPSAELKPGQKDSDSLPEYEILDKILYRYIELKEGADQIIQAGFDEKTVFRVLKLVNNNEYKRYQAPPVLRISNKAFGIGRRMPLVGKY; encoded by the coding sequence ATGAAAATTGCCATTGCCCAATTAAATTTTATTGTTGGGGCTTTTAAAGAAAACACAGAAAAAATTATCCGGTGTATTGAAAGCTGTAAAGAAGCCGGTGCTGATCTTGTTATTTTTCCTGAACTTGCTGTAACAGGCTATCCGCCACACGATTTGCTCGAAATCAATCATTTCCTGACATCCTGCGATAATGCTATTTGTCAAATATCTCAGGCCTGCAAAGGAATAGACGTAATTCTTGGCGCTCCCTCCTTCAACAAATCGGGCTCAGGAAAAAAGATTTACAATTCCGCTTATTTCATTTCTGATGGACAAATCAGGCAAATCATTCACAAGACTCTGTTGCCTGACTATGATGTTTTTGACGAGTGCAGGTATTTTGAACCCAATAAAGATTTTGAAACCATTGAAAGTCATGGTATCAGAATAGCCCTGACCATTTGTGAAGATATCTGGAACATTGAAACCATTTATTATTCCTTAAATCCCCTGGATGAACTCATCCGCCAAAAGCCTGAACTGATTATTAACATTTCTGCCAGTCCGTTTTCCACAACACACGATCAGGAAAGGTCAACTGTTCTGAAAAACATTGCCTTAACGTATGATTTGCCCATCATCTATGTCAATCACAGCGGGGCACAAACCGATATTATATTTGACGGGGCTTCCAAAGTTTTAAACAGACGGGGACAGGTATTGCATCAGTCTCCTTATTTTAAAGAAGACATCTCATATATTGAATTTGAACATATTGAAGCAATTCCGGAGACTCAGCTTCCTGTTTTTGAAAAAACCAGTCAGATTTATCAGGCTTTAATAACAGGAATTGCTGATTATTTCAGTAAAATGGGGTTTCAGAAAGCCGTCCTGGGACTATCAGGAGGTATTGATTCGGCAGTAGTTGCTGTTTTACTGAAAGACGCTCTTGGAAGTGAAAACGTCAAAGCTCTGCTCCTGCCTTCCATGTATTCAAGCAGTCATTCGATTACCGATGCGGTTGATTTATGTCTCCTCAACCAGATACCTTACGAAGTAATCAGTATCAACAGTCTTTTCAAGGAATATCAGGCAGTCTTATCTCCCTATTTTGAAGGACTGAAAGAAGATATTACCGAAGAAAACCTTCAGGCAAGGATCAGGGCAGTATTGCTGATGGCATTTTCAAACAAATTTGGCTACATATTAATTAATACCAGCAACAAAAGTGAAATGGCAGTCGGATATGGTACACTTTACGGAGATATGTGCGGTGGACTTTCAGTGCTGGGAGATGTGTACAAAACTGAAGTCTATGAATTAGCACATTATATCAACAGAGAGAATATCCGTATCCCGCAAAATATTCTGACCAAAGCGCCAAGTGCCGAACTTAAACCAGGGCAGAAAGACAGCGATTCACTGCCCGAATATGAAATACTGGATAAAATACTTTACCGTTACATCGAATTAAAGGAAGGCGCTGATCAGATTATTCAGGCCGGATTTGATGAAAAAACCGTTTTCAGGGTGCTAAAGCTGGTCAACAATAACGAATATAAACGTTATCAGGCTCCTCCGGTATTGCGGATATCCAACAAGGCATTTGGCATAGGAAGGCGTATGCCTCTGGTGGGAAAATACTGA
- a CDS encoding O-antigen ligase family protein yields MKLVSEKKRIDLLIDSLIITFFFGLLFSRALLSVSAVLIFFTLFLHFNPEELLKGLRQNPAIWMFFLLLIVYLTDIFRSPVREEFFNDFKNKLFFFILPAAFLSAYVKKPASGHLTLILIFIFLVVVTGFLTFFTYLFNYEYFNQIILRSKPIPVWGKLNHIYYSLMLSFSTIIVMLLLVVYRTQVSLSGLQYHRLIKAFLWGSLFAGIVFLHTISAKTGLAAFYIALIIIVLYLSLIYRKVLLAAITLLLIALMFVLSVKYIPPLHNRWNKLTEDLKSYQQHKDINHLSLSTRIEYWKASWSVFKENPVAGVGNSKVEKKMAEYFQQTGSVLNEENRRGPHNQYLHVLAGTGIIGFLVFIAILIFLFKKAVYSRNPLMLAILLISCSGFLFESVLERQAGICFFIFFSLFTDNEIFSLKINKA; encoded by the coding sequence TTGAAACTTGTTTCTGAAAAAAAACGGATTGATTTACTTATTGATTCCCTGATAATTACATTTTTTTTTGGTCTTCTGTTTTCAAGAGCGCTGTTGTCTGTTTCAGCGGTTCTGATTTTTTTTACGCTCTTCCTTCATTTTAATCCTGAAGAATTGCTTAAAGGGTTAAGACAAAATCCTGCTATCTGGATGTTTTTCTTACTCCTGATTGTTTATCTGACAGATATTTTTCGATCACCTGTCAGGGAAGAATTTTTTAATGACTTTAAAAATAAGCTGTTCTTTTTCATTTTACCGGCAGCTTTTCTGAGTGCTTATGTTAAAAAACCTGCATCAGGCCATTTGACTTTAATCCTGATTTTTATTTTCCTGGTCGTTGTGACTGGCTTCCTGACTTTTTTTACCTATCTCTTTAATTATGAATACTTTAATCAAATAATTCTGCGTTCAAAGCCTATCCCTGTTTGGGGTAAACTGAACCATATTTATTACAGCCTCATGCTCTCATTTTCAACGATTATTGTGATGTTATTGTTGGTTGTTTACCGCACTCAGGTCAGTCTGTCAGGCCTGCAATACCATCGTTTGATAAAAGCTTTTCTATGGGGTTCGCTATTTGCAGGAATCGTTTTTTTACATACCATCTCTGCAAAAACCGGATTGGCTGCATTCTACATTGCATTGATCATCATTGTTTTATACCTGTCCTTAATATACAGGAAAGTTTTATTGGCTGCAATTACCCTGCTGTTGATCGCACTTATGTTTGTCTTGTCGGTAAAATATATTCCACCGCTACATAACAGATGGAATAAGCTGACAGAAGACCTGAAATCCTATCAGCAACACAAAGATATCAACCACCTTTCCCTTTCGACCCGGATTGAATACTGGAAAGCAAGCTGGTCAGTCTTTAAAGAAAACCCGGTTGCAGGTGTGGGTAATTCAAAAGTGGAGAAAAAAATGGCAGAATACTTTCAGCAAACAGGGAGTGTATTAAATGAAGAAAACAGGAGAGGACCTCATAATCAGTATCTTCATGTATTGGCTGGCACTGGTATAATTGGATTTCTTGTCTTTATTGCAATTCTGATTTTTTTATTCAAAAAAGCAGTTTACAGCAGGAATCCGCTCATGCTGGCCATTTTACTGATAAGCTGTTCAGGATTTTTATTTGAGTCGGTTCTTGAACGTCAGGCAGGGATCTGCTTTTTTATATTCTTTTCATTATTTACTGATAATGAGATTTTTAGCTTAAAAATTAATAAAGCTTAA
- a CDS encoding LysM peptidoglycan-binding domain-containing protein → MRNLFLLMAISFCLVQNAFARYDSIGVKEINGVKYIMHKVEKSQGLFALSKRYGVPVEDIKAANNGIETLALDQIVLIPMPKVVVEEKKFYHKVEKGETLYKISKLYNVSVDNLKKWNNLQDEAIKEGSEILIIQTVKYVEVEKGSDKTPPKVTQDVSKGDISEEGIATWIEDPTIDSRKALALHKKAPVGTIILVTNLLNDKQVYVKVVGNLPANEHSNEIIKLSKFAAKQLKIRDQFTRVRLSYHIE, encoded by the coding sequence ATGCGCAATTTATTTTTACTGATGGCAATTTCATTTTGTCTGGTACAAAATGCTTTTGCCCGCTACGATTCAATTGGGGTTAAGGAAATCAACGGGGTTAAATACATCATGCATAAGGTGGAAAAAAGTCAGGGATTGTTTGCTTTAAGTAAAAGATACGGGGTGCCGGTAGAGGATATTAAGGCTGCCAACAACGGAATCGAAACCCTCGCACTCGATCAGATCGTACTGATTCCCATGCCTAAGGTGGTGGTTGAAGAAAAAAAGTTTTATCATAAGGTTGAAAAAGGTGAAACATTGTACAAAATCTCAAAACTCTACAATGTTTCCGTTGATAATCTGAAGAAATGGAACAACCTGCAGGACGAAGCCATCAAAGAAGGCAGCGAAATACTTATTATTCAGACTGTTAAATATGTGGAAGTTGAAAAAGGCAGCGACAAAACACCTCCTAAAGTTACTCAGGACGTATCAAAAGGAGATATTTCCGAAGAAGGAATAGCAACCTGGATTGAAGACCCGACCATTGATTCAAGGAAAGCACTGGCACTTCATAAAAAAGCCCCGGTGGGCACCATTATTCTCGTTACTAATTTATTGAATGATAAGCAGGTATATGTAAAAGTGGTCGGAAATCTTCCGGCAAATGAACACAGCAACGAAATAATCAAACTTTCAAAATTTGCCGCCAAACAATTGAAAATCAGAGATCAATTTACCCGCGTCAGATTATCTTATCATATAGAATAG
- a CDS encoding nodulation protein NfeD yields the protein MMKKGFLICLITLLTVFYGYPQNNKGKRDVIVLLELKRQIDPIAKRATNKSFELAEKKGASAIIIDMNTPGGTLNDADSIHEKIINSKIPVYVLINPNAASAGALIALSCNKIYMTKAGRIGAATVVTGNAQELPDKYQSYMRAMMRASAELRGRNPEIAEKMVGIPVKEGDSFAIKVLTLTRSEAEKLCYCDGRAETLDEVLTQEGFTNYKIEEVHYTIIDKIINFLINPVIQGFLILIIIAGIYYELQTPGVGFPLAAAITAAVLYFAPLYLEQLAASWEILVFILGVGLMILEIFVLPGFGIAGISGIVLMLTGLILSMVDNVYFDFKFTAADEVVRALLVVMSSFIISVIVIFATGGQMIRSKPFQRLVLQSALEKPDFRESESKEERASLSGMKGITITPMRPSGKIQIGENVYNALTEGEYLKKNTSVVVVNDFGNKIIVRECSEA from the coding sequence TTGATGAAAAAAGGCTTTCTTATCTGTCTCATTACGCTTCTGACTGTTTTTTACGGCTATCCTCAAAATAACAAAGGGAAACGGGATGTCATCGTTTTACTCGAGCTTAAACGGCAAATAGACCCGATAGCCAAAAGAGCAACGAATAAATCGTTTGAACTGGCAGAAAAAAAAGGAGCTTCAGCCATTATCATCGACATGAATACGCCAGGTGGCACCCTCAACGATGCCGACTCCATTCATGAAAAAATCATTAATTCCAAAATACCGGTTTACGTGCTGATCAACCCGAATGCAGCAAGTGCCGGTGCGTTGATTGCGCTTTCCTGTAATAAAATTTACATGACAAAGGCAGGCAGAATCGGAGCAGCTACGGTTGTAACCGGTAATGCTCAGGAATTACCTGACAAATACCAGTCTTATATGCGTGCCATGATGCGGGCATCAGCTGAACTCAGAGGACGTAACCCGGAAATTGCAGAAAAAATGGTTGGCATTCCTGTCAAAGAAGGTGATAGTTTTGCCATAAAAGTACTGACCCTTACCCGCTCTGAAGCTGAAAAATTATGCTATTGCGATGGCAGAGCCGAAACCCTTGATGAAGTTTTAACTCAGGAAGGCTTTACCAATTATAAAATTGAGGAGGTTCATTATACAATCATCGATAAGATTATCAATTTCCTCATAAATCCTGTCATTCAGGGCTTTCTGATTTTGATAATCATTGCAGGCATTTACTATGAACTTCAGACACCCGGAGTAGGCTTTCCATTGGCAGCTGCCATCACTGCGGCTGTACTCTATTTTGCTCCTCTCTACCTCGAACAACTGGCAGCCAGTTGGGAAATCCTTGTTTTTATTCTGGGAGTAGGGCTCATGATTCTTGAAATATTTGTCTTGCCCGGCTTTGGGATAGCGGGTATTTCCGGCATCGTTCTGATGCTTACCGGATTGATCCTCAGCATGGTAGATAATGTATATTTCGATTTTAAATTTACGGCAGCCGATGAAGTTGTCAGGGCCTTATTGGTGGTGATGTCTTCTTTCATTATCAGTGTGATTGTCATTTTTGCCACCGGTGGTCAGATGATTCGAAGCAAACCCTTTCAGAGGTTGGTTCTTCAGTCAGCTCTTGAAAAACCTGACTTCAGGGAATCGGAAAGCAAAGAAGAAAGAGCTTCCCTTAGTGGCATGAAAGGAATAACCATTACGCCCATGCGGCCTTCAGGTAAAATTCAAATCGGTGAAAATGTATATAATGCACTTACTGAAGGAGAATACCTGAAAAAAAACACATCCGTGGTGGTGGTAAATGATTTCGGAAACAAAATAATCGTCAGGGAATGTTCAGAAGCATAA
- a CDS encoding PorT family protein, giving the protein MFRSITIVRLSVSIAMLAFLFSSPTHAQYFHGGLLLGANGSQITGDNMLGFNKGGLLMGVFVEHRSIRQERLSLRMEMNYTQKGSRKVLDPYVNVPGIWNLYRADYLEVPIMADFLVYKKWGATGGLALGFNVYENYIDRYGTEDKNFNLAKKTESSLLIGIFYEFSEKFRFFLRYQSSLYNFSIADNTPFWQLWGNRHPGYIHVVASAGIRYYFKPR; this is encoded by the coding sequence ATGTTCAGAAGCATAACTATTGTAAGGCTTTCAGTTTCGATAGCCATGCTTGCTTTCCTTTTTTCTTCTCCCACCCATGCACAATATTTTCATGGAGGCTTGCTTCTTGGGGCCAATGGCTCACAGATTACCGGTGACAATATGCTTGGATTTAACAAAGGTGGTTTGTTAATGGGTGTTTTTGTCGAACACCGATCTATCCGTCAGGAACGTCTTTCTTTACGAATGGAAATGAATTACACACAGAAAGGCAGCCGCAAGGTCCTCGATCCCTATGTAAATGTGCCTGGCATCTGGAATTTATACCGTGCTGATTATCTTGAAGTTCCAATAATGGCAGATTTTCTGGTTTACAAAAAATGGGGCGCCACCGGAGGTCTTGCCTTAGGCTTCAATGTGTATGAAAATTATATCGACAGATACGGAACAGAAGATAAGAATTTCAATCTGGCAAAAAAAACCGAATCAAGCCTGCTTATCGGGATTTTTTATGAGTTTTCAGAAAAATTCAGATTCTTCCTGAGATACCAATCCTCCCTCTACAATTTCAGTATTGCCGACAATACACCCTTCTGGCAATTATGGGGGAACAGGCACCCCGGCTACATTCATGTGGTCGCAAGTGCCGGTATCCGCTATTATTTTAAACCCCGTTGA
- a CDS encoding protein-L-isoaspartate(D-aspartate) O-methyltransferase: MNDTYKHKGLRRRLVELIRSKGIQDERVLKAIEKVPRHFFLDSAFQELAYEDQAMPIDEDQTISQPFTVAYQTEKLEVDEGHKVLEIGLGSGYQACVLLELGANVYSIERIPALYEKAKILLPLMNYHPKMFLGDGTLGLPEHAPFDRIIVTAAAPEIPKALIKQLKIGGKMIIPVGNRQVQTMYQLTKISETEVRKKALDTFRFVPLVGKQGWKI, encoded by the coding sequence CTGAACGACACCTACAAGCACAAAGGTCTGAGACGCAGACTGGTAGAGCTTATCCGGTCGAAAGGAATACAGGATGAGAGGGTTTTAAAAGCTATCGAAAAAGTTCCCCGCCATTTTTTCCTCGACAGTGCTTTCCAGGAACTGGCTTATGAAGATCAGGCCATGCCAATTGATGAAGATCAAACCATCAGCCAGCCTTTTACTGTGGCATACCAGACAGAAAAACTGGAAGTTGACGAAGGCCATAAAGTGCTTGAAATCGGTCTTGGATCTGGCTACCAGGCCTGTGTTTTACTTGAATTGGGAGCCAATGTGTACAGTATTGAAAGGATTCCTGCTCTTTATGAGAAGGCAAAAATATTACTTCCCCTGATGAATTATCACCCTAAAATGTTTCTTGGGGATGGTACACTTGGCCTTCCTGAACATGCCCCGTTCGACCGGATTATTGTAACGGCAGCGGCACCTGAAATTCCCAAAGCACTTATCAAACAACTAAAAATTGGTGGAAAAATGATCATTCCCGTGGGTAATCGTCAGGTTCAGACCATGTATCAGCTCACTAAAATTTCGGAAACAGAGGTACGTAAAAAGGCACTCGATACTTTCCGTTTTGTTCCGCTCGTGGGCAAACAAGGCTGGAAAATTTAA